In Thermanaerovibrio velox DSM 12556, the genomic stretch GTGGATGCCCAAGGCCCATTGGGCTCGCTCAAGGGGCTGCCTTGTGTATAGGCCTTGCGGGACAGCCGGCCACGACGGTTTGCTCTGCCACGTCCCGTATCACCGTGCTCCCTGCCCCTACGGTGCTCCAGGGACCTATGGTCCTGCAGGGTATTACCGCGGAGCCTATGCCAACGAACGCCCCCTCTCCAATCCTTACGCCCCCCGCTAGGCTGCATCCTGGGGCTATGTGGGCGAAGTCCCCTATCACGCAGTCGTGGTCAACCTTGGCGCCGGTGTTGACTATGCAGTGGCGTCCTAGGCTTGAACCCGGTTGAACAACCGCTCCGGCAAATACGACGGTCCCTTCCCCTACCTCCACGGAGGGGTGAACGTAGGCGGTGGGGTGAACGGCCCTTATCCACTCCACGGAGAAGCCCTGTGACCTCAACCGTTCCTCGATATCCCTGCGGGCCTTGTTGTCTCCCACGGCTATCACGGCCTGGAAGGGTCTTCTTGGACTTAGGATATGCTCCGGGGCCCCAAAAACTCTGATGCCCAGCACATCCTTCCCAAAAGAGGAGGGGTAATCATCCAGCACGCCCTCTGGGGTTAGCCCCATGTCAATCAGGGTGGATATGACCACTTTCCCGTGTCCCCCAGCTCCTATCACGTATAACGGCTTTCTCACGTCTCATGCCCTCCCTTGAACTCATCAACGGTGGCCCGTCCTTGTTGGGATATCCCCTCCCGGCGGAGAACCTTCAAAAAGGTTAAAAGGATTATCTTGACATCCAAGATGAACGACATGTTGTCCACGTACCACACGTCCATCTCTAGCCGATCCTCCCATGAGACGGCGTTCCTGCCGTTCACCTGGGCCCAGCCGGTTATGCCGGGGCGTACCTCGTGACGCCTCATCTGCCGCGGAGTGTAGAGGGGAAGGTATTTCATGAGAAGCGGCCTGGGGCCCACGATGCTCATATCCCCCTTGAGGACGTTAAACAGCTCCGGGAGCTCGTCGAGACTTGTGGACCTAAGGATCCTGCCGAAGCGGGTAAGCCGTTCCTCGTCGGGCAGGGGCTTGCCGCTCGCGTCGCAAAGGTACCGCATGGTCCTGAACTTGTACATCACGAACCGCTTGCCGTTAAGCCCTGGCCTTGCCTGTTTAAACAGGACCGGGCTTCCCAGTTTAACCCTTACTAGGATTGCGGTGATCAGCATCACGGGCCACAAAAGACAAATCCCCGCCGAGGCCAGGGCCACGTCCAGGATGCGCTTGAGGAAGCGCCGGTATATCATCCTTTTGACACCCCTTAGTTCGCCACCGTGCAGTTGGGTATCAGCTCCGCCATCATGCGTCTTATGGCGATCCTATCTCCTTCCTCCGCGAGGGCCGCCAAGCGGTCTACCGCGTCGTCCAGGTGGTCTGGCACGTCGCAGCCTCGGGCGATGAAGATCTTGTTGTGGCGGGTGGCCTCGGTGTCCTCCTCGGAGGTTAGCAGTTCCTCGTACAGTTTCTCCCCCGGCCTTGCGCCGGTGAACCGGATCTCTATGTCCCTCCCAGGTTCGAACCCGGACAGCCTTATCAAGTCCTTTGCCATGTCCAATATCCTGACTGGTTCTCCCATGTCCAGCACGAACACCGCCCCATTGAGCATCATGCCCCCCGCTTGAAGCACCAGCTGGGCCGCCTCGGGGATGGTCATGAAATACCTTATCATGTTGGGGTCCGTAACGGTGACGGGGCCGCCGTTGCGGATCTGTTCCTTAAACAGGGGTATTACGCTGCCGCGGCTGCCCAGCACGTTGCCGAAGCGGACCGACACGAAGCTCTTCCCTTCACCGGCTGACATGGCACGGGACCTTACCACCATCTCCGCAAGGCGCTTGGAGGCCCCCATCACCGACGTGGGGTTGACCGCCTTGTCGGTGGAGATGTTGACCAGCACGTCGGTTTGGAACTCGAGGCACGCGTCCGCCACGTTTCGGGTGCCCAAGAGGTTGTTCAAAACCGCCTCCTCGGGACTTTGTTCCATCATGGGCACGTGCTTGTGCGCCGCCGCGTGGAAGACCACCGAGGGCTTGAACTCCCGGAATATGCTTCTGATCCGCGGCATCTGGCGCACATCCGCCACCAGGGTTTGAAAGCTTGGGGCATCGTTAAAGCGACGCAGCTCCCGTTCGAGGAGATAAAGGCTGTTCTCCCCTCGGCCCAGGAGCACCATGTGGCCGGGGTTGAAGCGCATCACCTGCCGCACCAGCTCGCTCCCTATGGAGCCCCCGGCGCCGGTTATGAGAACCGTGCGGCCCGTGAGGTAGCGTCCGATCTCCTCCAGATCCAGCTTCACCGGCTCTCGACGCAATAGATCCTCCACCTGCACGTCCCTTATGTAATCGATGGACAGCTTGCCCGACAGGATCTCCTCCAGGGAGGGTACGGTTCTGGCCTTCACCTTGGCCTGCCGGGCCGCCTCGAATACCCGGCGAATCAGAGAGCCAGGGGCGGAGGGTATGGCGATTAGCACCTCCTGGGCGCCGACCTTCCGGACCGACTGAGGCAGCTGATCCAAGGTTCCCACCACGGGGACGCCAGCGAAGGTCAAGCCCTGCTTTCTGGGGTCGTCGTCTAGGAACGCCGCGACGGTCATACGGCTTTGGGGGTTCCGCTGGATCTCCTTGGCCATGCTTACCCCGGCAGATCCGGCCCCCACTATAAGCACCGGCCTTGTCCCGTCCCCATGGTGGTTCTTTTCGTTCCGGATCCGGA encodes the following:
- a CDS encoding acetyltransferase; protein product: MRKPLYVIGAGGHGKVVISTLIDMGLTPEGVLDDYPSSFGKDVLGIRVFGAPEHILSPRRPFQAVIAVGDNKARRDIEERLRSQGFSVEWIRAVHPTAYVHPSVEVGEGTVVFAGAVVQPGSSLGRHCIVNTGAKVDHDCVIGDFAHIAPGCSLAGGVRIGEGAFVGIGSAVIPCRTIGPWSTVGAGSTVIRDVAEQTVVAGCPARPIHKAAP
- a CDS encoding sugar transferase gives rise to the protein MIYRRFLKRILDVALASAGICLLWPVMLITAILVRVKLGSPVLFKQARPGLNGKRFVMYKFRTMRYLCDASGKPLPDEERLTRFGRILRSTSLDELPELFNVLKGDMSIVGPRPLLMKYLPLYTPRQMRRHEVRPGITGWAQVNGRNAVSWEDRLEMDVWYVDNMSFILDVKIILLTFLKVLRREGISQQGRATVDEFKGGHET
- a CDS encoding polysaccharide biosynthesis protein gives rise to the protein MDLVIGLAASAAAFAIRLGLPIPHPFAGSLLPYLLISLALKTGLEVLFGLWRQSWRNSSTQDLLCIVRFSVTFTVLSSAASFLAGPSNMPLPRGIPLIDGALSLIFLGGARMLVRIRNEKNHHGDGTRPVLIVGAGSAGVSMAKEIQRNPQSRMTVAAFLDDDPRKQGLTFAGVPVVGTLDQLPQSVRKVGAQEVLIAIPSAPGSLIRRVFEAARQAKVKARTVPSLEEILSGKLSIDYIRDVQVEDLLRREPVKLDLEEIGRYLTGRTVLITGAGGSIGSELVRQVMRFNPGHMVLLGRGENSLYLLERELRRFNDAPSFQTLVADVRQMPRIRSIFREFKPSVVFHAAAHKHVPMMEQSPEEAVLNNLLGTRNVADACLEFQTDVLVNISTDKAVNPTSVMGASKRLAEMVVRSRAMSAGEGKSFVSVRFGNVLGSRGSVIPLFKEQIRNGGPVTVTDPNMIRYFMTIPEAAQLVLQAGGMMLNGAVFVLDMGEPVRILDMAKDLIRLSGFEPGRDIEIRFTGARPGEKLYEELLTSEEDTEATRHNKIFIARGCDVPDHLDDAVDRLAALAEEGDRIAIRRMMAELIPNCTVAN